In Aptenodytes patagonicus chromosome 22, bAptPat1.pri.cur, whole genome shotgun sequence, one DNA window encodes the following:
- the SLC26A8 gene encoding testis anion transporter 1 isoform X2, whose protein sequence is MQTEEHFQAYFERKLSSTLGGALQIPRENRQLQCSFSWGRFRKITLKMFPVLNWLFSYRFREWFLRDLHAGLSVGMFQIPQGSFSILNVVVTNILKSLNFNQTLSSNGSLDNFSDPTFMKDYMEALTLTASITLLTGIIQLLLGCFCLGFVTTYVPKTLIDAYLTAAALHVIVSQFTFIFDVMLDFYKGPLDIFYNLFHFFLALPKANATSILLFLLSMVAQRLNTSIVITYKHSPIAFPMELLLIITVTIISNRIHLHAESSRAVVSTIPQRFLPPTPLDLSNLSKIILHAFSLAIVSYFLLVFVGERYASLHNYSIASNQELIAVGLCNICSSFFKSFVVSCAISGTAIQEKTGGRTQLAAAIGASMMLVIALKLGHFFQMIPNGILAAIVVFNMLPFLEKFLDIPILWRRDKYHFVIWLVTFAAVLCLGLDVGLAIAMGFTFFIITIRSHRMKMVVLGQIPNMNIYRSLSVYRAAREIEGIKIFQCCSSISFANMNHFKTYLLHKMDMKAVPLDESEMRALISLNLSDTAVERKDLKCSCVCDPPLPPPRIPYTEKLVKRHHADSDSSSSSVNLVHWSKYGDKLSSRTLLVGAADAQRASPGFNTGCRTEKNEDEGRRACLSPGSATDNSSVQLDRIEQPMYLPRPVHTVILDFSMVQFVDLIGSELLRQIIHMFHNIGVTILIAGCHSSVIADFEKNDFFDSCVTKEMFFLTLHDAVLAALDKHQKPDELEPTAEEFAEEPLAGQQKERSLLLKKNKDFFSAKNSDNKLLHEEPIPDISRSARNKAEPSSLGQYDTPPLQSDFQDPGWGKRWKYTSNP, encoded by the exons CTTCTCCTGGGGAAGGTTCAGAAAGATCACACTCAAGATGTTCCCTGTCCTGAACTGGCTGTTTTCATATCGGTTCAGAGAATGGTTCTTGAGGGATCTACATGCAGGCCTAAGTGTCGGGATGTTTCAGATTCCTCAAG GCTCATTCAGCATCCTAAATGTGGTGGTGACAAACATCCTGAAGAGTCTTAATTTCAACCAAACATTGTCCTCTAATGGTTCACTGGACAATTTCTCAGACCCTACATTTATGAAGGATTACATGGAGGCCTTGACACTTACCGCATCAATAACACTTTTGACTGGCATCATTCAG TTGCTGCTAGGCTGCTTTTGCCTGGGGTTTGTAACAACATACGTGCCGAAGACTCTCATTGATGCTTACCTCACTGCAGCAGCATTGCATGTCATTGTATCACAGTTTACCTTTATTTTTGACGTCATGCTTGACTTCTATAAGGGCCCCCTGGACATTTTCTAT AATCTATTTCATTTCTTCCTGGCCCTCCCAAAGGCTAATGCCACCAGCATATTGCTATTTTTGCTTAGCATGGTCGCACAACGACTCAACACATCTATCGTGATAACTTATAAACATAGTCCTATTGCATTTCCTATGGAACTTCTCTTG attATCACAGTCACTATTATTTCTAATCGCATTCATCTTCACGCTGAATCTAGTAGAGCTGTGGTCAGTACGATTCCTCAGAG GTTTCTGCCTCCTACACCGCTAGATTTATCAAATCTGAGCAAGATCATACTGCATGCCTTCTCCCTTGCTATTGTAAGctatttccttcttgtttttgtTGGGGAGAGGTATGCTTCACTTCACAACTACAGTATTGCCAGCAATCAG gagCTAAtagctgtggggctgtgcaatATTTGCAGctcatttttcaaaagctttgttgTCAGCTGTGCTATTTCTGGAACTGCCATTCAAGAGAAGACAGGTGGAAGAACACAG TTAGCAGCAGCGATTGGAGCATCTATGATGCTGGTGATTGCGCTGAAACTAGGACACTTTTTCCAGATGATACCTAAC GGTATACTGGCTGCTATTGTGGTATTTAACATGCTCCCTTTTCTTGAAAAATTTCTGGACATCCCCATCCTGTGGAGACGGGATAAGTATCATTTC GTTATTTGGCTTGTAACTTTTGCTGCAGTGCTTTGTCTTGGTCTTGATGTCGGTTTAGCGATCGCCATGGGATTCACGTTCTTCATAATCACCATTAGGTCACACAG AATGAAGATGGTGGTGCTGGGACAGATTCCAAACATGAATATTTATAGAAGTTTATCTGTCTACAGAGCc GCGAGGGAGATTGAAGGTATCAAAATCTTCCAGTGCTGTTCTTCCATCTCTTTTGCAAACATGAATCACTTCAAAACCTATTTGTTACACAAG atggaCATGAAAGCAGTGCCTCTAGATGAAAGTGAAATGAGGGCTTTAATTTCACTTAATCTGTCTGACACTGCAGTGGAAAGAAAAGATCTTAAATGCTCTTGTGTCTGTGATCCACCTCTACCACCACCTAGG ATACCATATACAGAGAAACTGGTGAAGCGACATCACGCAGACAGCGATTCCTCATCATCTTCAGTTAATTTGGTACATTGGTCAAAGTATGGAGACAAACTCAGCTCTAGGACACTGTTGGTGGGAGCAGCCGACGCGCAGCGTGCATCCCCAGGCTTTAACACGGGCTGTAGGACTGAAAAGAATGAGGATGAAGGGAGAAGAGCTTGCCTTTCACCAGGCTCTGCAACAGATAATTCCTCAGTCCAGCTGGATCGGATAGAACAGCCAATGTATTTGCCGCGTCCGGTTCACACCGTTATTTTAGACTTCAGCATGGTGCAATTTGTGGATTTGATAGGTTCAGAGTTACTGCGACAG ATCATCCATATGTTTCACAATATTGGCGTTACCATCCTTATAGCTGGCTGTCACT CCTCTGTGATAGCAGACTTTGAGAAGAATGATTTCTTTGACAGCTGTGTCAccaaagaaatgttctttctaaCTCTTCATGACGCTGTGCTGGCTGCTTTGGACAAGCATCAAAAGCCAGATGAGCTAGAACCTACTGCGGAAGAGTTTGCTGAAGAACCACTAGCTGGACAGCAGAAG GAAAGAAGTTTGCTCTTGAAgaagaataaagattttttctctgcaaagaaCTCTGACAACAAACTTCTGCATGAAGAGCCAATACCAGATATCTCACGCTCAGCCCGGAATAAAGCAGAGCCAAGCTCTCTCGGGCAGTATGATACTCCACCCCTTCAATCGGATTTCCAGGacccaggctgggggaagagatgGAAGTATACCAGCAATCCCTGA
- the SLC26A8 gene encoding testis anion transporter 1 isoform X4: MQTEEHFQAYFERKLSSTLGGALQIPRENRQLQCSFSWGRFRKITLKMFPVLNWLFSYRFREWFLRDLHAGLSVGMFQIPQGLLGIWLTRLPLPNINGFLSAFCCSMTYVIFGTSHHISVGSFSILNVVVTNILKSLNFNQTLSSNGSLDNFSDPTFMKDYMEALTLTASITLLTGIIQLLLGCFCLGFVTTYVPKTLIDAYLTAAALHVIVSQFTFIFDVMLDFYKGPLDIFYNLFHFFLALPKANATSILLFLLSMVAQRLNTSIVITYKHSPIAFPMELLLIITVTIISNRIHLHAESSRAVVSTIPQRFLPPTPLDLSNLSKIILHAFSLAIVSYFLLVFVGERYASLHNYSIASNQELIAVGLCNICSSFFKSFVVSCAISGTAIQEKTGGRTQLAAAIGASMMLVIALKLGHFFQMIPNGILAAIVVFNMLPFLEKFLDIPILWRRDKYHFVIWLVTFAAVLCLGLDVGLAIAMGFTFFIITIRSHRMKMVVLGQIPNMNIYRSLSVYRAAREIEGIKIFQCCSSISFANMNHFKTYLLHKMDMKAVPLDESEMRALISLNLSDTAVERKDLKCSCVCDPPLPPPRIPYTEKLVKRHHADSDSSSSSVNLVHWSKYGDKLSSRTLLVGAADAQRASPGFNTGCRTEKNEDEGRRACLSPGSATDNSSVQLDRIEQPMYLPRPVHTVILDFSMVQFVDLIGSELLRQIIHMFHNIGVTILIAGCHSVSPKKCSF, from the exons CTTCTCCTGGGGAAGGTTCAGAAAGATCACACTCAAGATGTTCCCTGTCCTGAACTGGCTGTTTTCATATCGGTTCAGAGAATGGTTCTTGAGGGATCTACATGCAGGCCTAAGTGTCGGGATGTTTCAGATTCCTCAAG GACTTTTAGGGATTTGGCTGACCAGGTTACCTCTGCCAAATATCAATGGCTTCCTTTCTGCGTTCTGCTGCTCGATGACATATGTTATATTTGGGACTTCGCATCATATCTCAGTTG GCTCATTCAGCATCCTAAATGTGGTGGTGACAAACATCCTGAAGAGTCTTAATTTCAACCAAACATTGTCCTCTAATGGTTCACTGGACAATTTCTCAGACCCTACATTTATGAAGGATTACATGGAGGCCTTGACACTTACCGCATCAATAACACTTTTGACTGGCATCATTCAG TTGCTGCTAGGCTGCTTTTGCCTGGGGTTTGTAACAACATACGTGCCGAAGACTCTCATTGATGCTTACCTCACTGCAGCAGCATTGCATGTCATTGTATCACAGTTTACCTTTATTTTTGACGTCATGCTTGACTTCTATAAGGGCCCCCTGGACATTTTCTAT AATCTATTTCATTTCTTCCTGGCCCTCCCAAAGGCTAATGCCACCAGCATATTGCTATTTTTGCTTAGCATGGTCGCACAACGACTCAACACATCTATCGTGATAACTTATAAACATAGTCCTATTGCATTTCCTATGGAACTTCTCTTG attATCACAGTCACTATTATTTCTAATCGCATTCATCTTCACGCTGAATCTAGTAGAGCTGTGGTCAGTACGATTCCTCAGAG GTTTCTGCCTCCTACACCGCTAGATTTATCAAATCTGAGCAAGATCATACTGCATGCCTTCTCCCTTGCTATTGTAAGctatttccttcttgtttttgtTGGGGAGAGGTATGCTTCACTTCACAACTACAGTATTGCCAGCAATCAG gagCTAAtagctgtggggctgtgcaatATTTGCAGctcatttttcaaaagctttgttgTCAGCTGTGCTATTTCTGGAACTGCCATTCAAGAGAAGACAGGTGGAAGAACACAG TTAGCAGCAGCGATTGGAGCATCTATGATGCTGGTGATTGCGCTGAAACTAGGACACTTTTTCCAGATGATACCTAAC GGTATACTGGCTGCTATTGTGGTATTTAACATGCTCCCTTTTCTTGAAAAATTTCTGGACATCCCCATCCTGTGGAGACGGGATAAGTATCATTTC GTTATTTGGCTTGTAACTTTTGCTGCAGTGCTTTGTCTTGGTCTTGATGTCGGTTTAGCGATCGCCATGGGATTCACGTTCTTCATAATCACCATTAGGTCACACAG AATGAAGATGGTGGTGCTGGGACAGATTCCAAACATGAATATTTATAGAAGTTTATCTGTCTACAGAGCc GCGAGGGAGATTGAAGGTATCAAAATCTTCCAGTGCTGTTCTTCCATCTCTTTTGCAAACATGAATCACTTCAAAACCTATTTGTTACACAAG atggaCATGAAAGCAGTGCCTCTAGATGAAAGTGAAATGAGGGCTTTAATTTCACTTAATCTGTCTGACACTGCAGTGGAAAGAAAAGATCTTAAATGCTCTTGTGTCTGTGATCCACCTCTACCACCACCTAGG ATACCATATACAGAGAAACTGGTGAAGCGACATCACGCAGACAGCGATTCCTCATCATCTTCAGTTAATTTGGTACATTGGTCAAAGTATGGAGACAAACTCAGCTCTAGGACACTGTTGGTGGGAGCAGCCGACGCGCAGCGTGCATCCCCAGGCTTTAACACGGGCTGTAGGACTGAAAAGAATGAGGATGAAGGGAGAAGAGCTTGCCTTTCACCAGGCTCTGCAACAGATAATTCCTCAGTCCAGCTGGATCGGATAGAACAGCCAATGTATTTGCCGCGTCCGGTTCACACCGTTATTTTAGACTTCAGCATGGTGCAATTTGTGGATTTGATAGGTTCAGAGTTACTGCGACAG ATCATCCATATGTTTCACAATATTGGCGTTACCATCCTTATAGCTGGCTGTCACT CTGTGTCAccaaagaaatgttctttctaa
- the SLC26A8 gene encoding testis anion transporter 1 isoform X3, which translates to MQTEEHFQAYFERKLSSTLGGALQIPRENRQLQCSFSWGRFRKITLKMFPVLNWLFSYRFREWFLRDLHAGLSVGMFQIPQGLLGIWLTRLPLPNINGFLSAFCCSMTYVIFGTSHHISVGSFSILNVVVTNILKSLNFNQTLSSNGSLDNFSDPTFMKDYMEALTLTASITLLTGIIQLLLGCFCLGFVTTYVPKTLIDAYLTAAALHVIVSQFTFIFDVMLDFYKGPLDIFYNLFHFFLALPKANATSILLFLLSMVAQRLNTSIVITYKHSPIAFPMELLLIITVTIISNRIHLHAESSRAVVSTIPQRFLPPTPLDLSNLSKIILHAFSLAIVSYFLLVFVGERYASLHNYSIASNQELIAVGLCNICSSFFKSFVVSCAISGTAIQEKTGGRTQLAAAIGASMMLVIALKLGHFFQMIPNGILAAIVVFNMLPFLEKFLDIPILWRRDKYHFVIWLVTFAAVLCLGLDVGLAIAMGFTFFIITIRSHRMKMVVLGQIPNMNIYRSLSVYRAAREIEGIKIFQCCSSISFANMNHFKTYLLHKMDMKAVPLDESEMRALISLNLSDTAVERKDLKCSCVCDPPLPPPRIPYTEKLVKRHHADSDSSSSSVNLVHWSKYGDKLSSRTLLVGAADAQRASPGFNTGCRTEKNEDEGRRACLSPGSATDNSSVQLDRIEQPMYLPRPVHTVILDFSMVQFVDLIGSELLRQIIHMFHNIGVTILIAGCHSSVIADFEKNDFFDSCVTKEMFFLTLHDAVLAALDKHQKPDELEPTAEEFAEEPLAGQQKNSLMQGYRPSGLSPP; encoded by the exons CTTCTCCTGGGGAAGGTTCAGAAAGATCACACTCAAGATGTTCCCTGTCCTGAACTGGCTGTTTTCATATCGGTTCAGAGAATGGTTCTTGAGGGATCTACATGCAGGCCTAAGTGTCGGGATGTTTCAGATTCCTCAAG GACTTTTAGGGATTTGGCTGACCAGGTTACCTCTGCCAAATATCAATGGCTTCCTTTCTGCGTTCTGCTGCTCGATGACATATGTTATATTTGGGACTTCGCATCATATCTCAGTTG GCTCATTCAGCATCCTAAATGTGGTGGTGACAAACATCCTGAAGAGTCTTAATTTCAACCAAACATTGTCCTCTAATGGTTCACTGGACAATTTCTCAGACCCTACATTTATGAAGGATTACATGGAGGCCTTGACACTTACCGCATCAATAACACTTTTGACTGGCATCATTCAG TTGCTGCTAGGCTGCTTTTGCCTGGGGTTTGTAACAACATACGTGCCGAAGACTCTCATTGATGCTTACCTCACTGCAGCAGCATTGCATGTCATTGTATCACAGTTTACCTTTATTTTTGACGTCATGCTTGACTTCTATAAGGGCCCCCTGGACATTTTCTAT AATCTATTTCATTTCTTCCTGGCCCTCCCAAAGGCTAATGCCACCAGCATATTGCTATTTTTGCTTAGCATGGTCGCACAACGACTCAACACATCTATCGTGATAACTTATAAACATAGTCCTATTGCATTTCCTATGGAACTTCTCTTG attATCACAGTCACTATTATTTCTAATCGCATTCATCTTCACGCTGAATCTAGTAGAGCTGTGGTCAGTACGATTCCTCAGAG GTTTCTGCCTCCTACACCGCTAGATTTATCAAATCTGAGCAAGATCATACTGCATGCCTTCTCCCTTGCTATTGTAAGctatttccttcttgtttttgtTGGGGAGAGGTATGCTTCACTTCACAACTACAGTATTGCCAGCAATCAG gagCTAAtagctgtggggctgtgcaatATTTGCAGctcatttttcaaaagctttgttgTCAGCTGTGCTATTTCTGGAACTGCCATTCAAGAGAAGACAGGTGGAAGAACACAG TTAGCAGCAGCGATTGGAGCATCTATGATGCTGGTGATTGCGCTGAAACTAGGACACTTTTTCCAGATGATACCTAAC GGTATACTGGCTGCTATTGTGGTATTTAACATGCTCCCTTTTCTTGAAAAATTTCTGGACATCCCCATCCTGTGGAGACGGGATAAGTATCATTTC GTTATTTGGCTTGTAACTTTTGCTGCAGTGCTTTGTCTTGGTCTTGATGTCGGTTTAGCGATCGCCATGGGATTCACGTTCTTCATAATCACCATTAGGTCACACAG AATGAAGATGGTGGTGCTGGGACAGATTCCAAACATGAATATTTATAGAAGTTTATCTGTCTACAGAGCc GCGAGGGAGATTGAAGGTATCAAAATCTTCCAGTGCTGTTCTTCCATCTCTTTTGCAAACATGAATCACTTCAAAACCTATTTGTTACACAAG atggaCATGAAAGCAGTGCCTCTAGATGAAAGTGAAATGAGGGCTTTAATTTCACTTAATCTGTCTGACACTGCAGTGGAAAGAAAAGATCTTAAATGCTCTTGTGTCTGTGATCCACCTCTACCACCACCTAGG ATACCATATACAGAGAAACTGGTGAAGCGACATCACGCAGACAGCGATTCCTCATCATCTTCAGTTAATTTGGTACATTGGTCAAAGTATGGAGACAAACTCAGCTCTAGGACACTGTTGGTGGGAGCAGCCGACGCGCAGCGTGCATCCCCAGGCTTTAACACGGGCTGTAGGACTGAAAAGAATGAGGATGAAGGGAGAAGAGCTTGCCTTTCACCAGGCTCTGCAACAGATAATTCCTCAGTCCAGCTGGATCGGATAGAACAGCCAATGTATTTGCCGCGTCCGGTTCACACCGTTATTTTAGACTTCAGCATGGTGCAATTTGTGGATTTGATAGGTTCAGAGTTACTGCGACAG ATCATCCATATGTTTCACAATATTGGCGTTACCATCCTTATAGCTGGCTGTCACT CCTCTGTGATAGCAGACTTTGAGAAGAATGATTTCTTTGACAGCTGTGTCAccaaagaaatgttctttctaaCTCTTCATGACGCTGTGCTGGCTGCTTTGGACAAGCATCAAAAGCCAGATGAGCTAGAACCTACTGCGGAAGAGTTTGCTGAAGAACCACTAGCTGGACAGCAGAAG AATAGTCTAATGCAAGGATACCGACCTTCCGGCCTCTCTCCCCCATAG
- the SLC26A8 gene encoding testis anion transporter 1 isoform X1 — MQTEEHFQAYFERKLSSTLGGALQIPRENRQLQCSFSWGRFRKITLKMFPVLNWLFSYRFREWFLRDLHAGLSVGMFQIPQGLLGIWLTRLPLPNINGFLSAFCCSMTYVIFGTSHHISVGSFSILNVVVTNILKSLNFNQTLSSNGSLDNFSDPTFMKDYMEALTLTASITLLTGIIQLLLGCFCLGFVTTYVPKTLIDAYLTAAALHVIVSQFTFIFDVMLDFYKGPLDIFYNLFHFFLALPKANATSILLFLLSMVAQRLNTSIVITYKHSPIAFPMELLLIITVTIISNRIHLHAESSRAVVSTIPQRFLPPTPLDLSNLSKIILHAFSLAIVSYFLLVFVGERYASLHNYSIASNQELIAVGLCNICSSFFKSFVVSCAISGTAIQEKTGGRTQLAAAIGASMMLVIALKLGHFFQMIPNGILAAIVVFNMLPFLEKFLDIPILWRRDKYHFVIWLVTFAAVLCLGLDVGLAIAMGFTFFIITIRSHRMKMVVLGQIPNMNIYRSLSVYRAAREIEGIKIFQCCSSISFANMNHFKTYLLHKMDMKAVPLDESEMRALISLNLSDTAVERKDLKCSCVCDPPLPPPRIPYTEKLVKRHHADSDSSSSSVNLVHWSKYGDKLSSRTLLVGAADAQRASPGFNTGCRTEKNEDEGRRACLSPGSATDNSSVQLDRIEQPMYLPRPVHTVILDFSMVQFVDLIGSELLRQIIHMFHNIGVTILIAGCHSSVIADFEKNDFFDSCVTKEMFFLTLHDAVLAALDKHQKPDELEPTAEEFAEEPLAGQQKERSLLLKKNKDFFSAKNSDNKLLHEEPIPDISRSARNKAEPSSLGQYDTPPLQSDFQDPGWGKRWKYTSNP, encoded by the exons CTTCTCCTGGGGAAGGTTCAGAAAGATCACACTCAAGATGTTCCCTGTCCTGAACTGGCTGTTTTCATATCGGTTCAGAGAATGGTTCTTGAGGGATCTACATGCAGGCCTAAGTGTCGGGATGTTTCAGATTCCTCAAG GACTTTTAGGGATTTGGCTGACCAGGTTACCTCTGCCAAATATCAATGGCTTCCTTTCTGCGTTCTGCTGCTCGATGACATATGTTATATTTGGGACTTCGCATCATATCTCAGTTG GCTCATTCAGCATCCTAAATGTGGTGGTGACAAACATCCTGAAGAGTCTTAATTTCAACCAAACATTGTCCTCTAATGGTTCACTGGACAATTTCTCAGACCCTACATTTATGAAGGATTACATGGAGGCCTTGACACTTACCGCATCAATAACACTTTTGACTGGCATCATTCAG TTGCTGCTAGGCTGCTTTTGCCTGGGGTTTGTAACAACATACGTGCCGAAGACTCTCATTGATGCTTACCTCACTGCAGCAGCATTGCATGTCATTGTATCACAGTTTACCTTTATTTTTGACGTCATGCTTGACTTCTATAAGGGCCCCCTGGACATTTTCTAT AATCTATTTCATTTCTTCCTGGCCCTCCCAAAGGCTAATGCCACCAGCATATTGCTATTTTTGCTTAGCATGGTCGCACAACGACTCAACACATCTATCGTGATAACTTATAAACATAGTCCTATTGCATTTCCTATGGAACTTCTCTTG attATCACAGTCACTATTATTTCTAATCGCATTCATCTTCACGCTGAATCTAGTAGAGCTGTGGTCAGTACGATTCCTCAGAG GTTTCTGCCTCCTACACCGCTAGATTTATCAAATCTGAGCAAGATCATACTGCATGCCTTCTCCCTTGCTATTGTAAGctatttccttcttgtttttgtTGGGGAGAGGTATGCTTCACTTCACAACTACAGTATTGCCAGCAATCAG gagCTAAtagctgtggggctgtgcaatATTTGCAGctcatttttcaaaagctttgttgTCAGCTGTGCTATTTCTGGAACTGCCATTCAAGAGAAGACAGGTGGAAGAACACAG TTAGCAGCAGCGATTGGAGCATCTATGATGCTGGTGATTGCGCTGAAACTAGGACACTTTTTCCAGATGATACCTAAC GGTATACTGGCTGCTATTGTGGTATTTAACATGCTCCCTTTTCTTGAAAAATTTCTGGACATCCCCATCCTGTGGAGACGGGATAAGTATCATTTC GTTATTTGGCTTGTAACTTTTGCTGCAGTGCTTTGTCTTGGTCTTGATGTCGGTTTAGCGATCGCCATGGGATTCACGTTCTTCATAATCACCATTAGGTCACACAG AATGAAGATGGTGGTGCTGGGACAGATTCCAAACATGAATATTTATAGAAGTTTATCTGTCTACAGAGCc GCGAGGGAGATTGAAGGTATCAAAATCTTCCAGTGCTGTTCTTCCATCTCTTTTGCAAACATGAATCACTTCAAAACCTATTTGTTACACAAG atggaCATGAAAGCAGTGCCTCTAGATGAAAGTGAAATGAGGGCTTTAATTTCACTTAATCTGTCTGACACTGCAGTGGAAAGAAAAGATCTTAAATGCTCTTGTGTCTGTGATCCACCTCTACCACCACCTAGG ATACCATATACAGAGAAACTGGTGAAGCGACATCACGCAGACAGCGATTCCTCATCATCTTCAGTTAATTTGGTACATTGGTCAAAGTATGGAGACAAACTCAGCTCTAGGACACTGTTGGTGGGAGCAGCCGACGCGCAGCGTGCATCCCCAGGCTTTAACACGGGCTGTAGGACTGAAAAGAATGAGGATGAAGGGAGAAGAGCTTGCCTTTCACCAGGCTCTGCAACAGATAATTCCTCAGTCCAGCTGGATCGGATAGAACAGCCAATGTATTTGCCGCGTCCGGTTCACACCGTTATTTTAGACTTCAGCATGGTGCAATTTGTGGATTTGATAGGTTCAGAGTTACTGCGACAG ATCATCCATATGTTTCACAATATTGGCGTTACCATCCTTATAGCTGGCTGTCACT CCTCTGTGATAGCAGACTTTGAGAAGAATGATTTCTTTGACAGCTGTGTCAccaaagaaatgttctttctaaCTCTTCATGACGCTGTGCTGGCTGCTTTGGACAAGCATCAAAAGCCAGATGAGCTAGAACCTACTGCGGAAGAGTTTGCTGAAGAACCACTAGCTGGACAGCAGAAG GAAAGAAGTTTGCTCTTGAAgaagaataaagattttttctctgcaaagaaCTCTGACAACAAACTTCTGCATGAAGAGCCAATACCAGATATCTCACGCTCAGCCCGGAATAAAGCAGAGCCAAGCTCTCTCGGGCAGTATGATACTCCACCCCTTCAATCGGATTTCCAGGacccaggctgggggaagagatgGAAGTATACCAGCAATCCCTGA